The proteins below come from a single Cricetulus griseus strain 17A/GY chromosome 6, alternate assembly CriGri-PICRH-1.0, whole genome shotgun sequence genomic window:
- the Ggt7 gene encoding glutathione hydrolase 7 isoform X2 codes for MAAENEASQESALGAYSPVDYMSITSFPRLPEDEPAPAAPLRGRKDEDAFLGDPDTDPDSFLKSARLQRLPSSSSEMGSQDGSPLRETRKDPFSAAAAECSCRQDGLTVIVTACLTFATGVTVALVMQIYFGDPQIFQQGAVVTDASRCTALGMEVLSKQGSSVDAAVAAALCLGIVAPHSSGLGGGGVMLVHDIRRNESHLIDFRESAPGALREEALQRSWDTKDLLHPLLSGPLRLPWSQVLAFAAAVAQDGFNVTHDLAHALAEQLPPNASERFLETFLPSGHPPLPGALLRRPDLAEVLDILGVSGPAAFYNGGNLTLEMVAEAQHAGGVITEEDFSNYSALMEKPVCGMYRGHLVLSPPPPHTGPALISALNILEGFNMTSLVSREQALHWVAESLKIALALASRLGDPAYDSTITESMDDMLSKVEAANFRGHISDSQAAPAPLLPVYELDGAPTAAQVLIMGPDDFIVAMVSSLNRPFGSGLITPSGILLNSQMLDFSWPNRTANHSAPSLENSVQPGKRPLSFLLPTVVRPAEGLCGTYLALGANGAARGLSGLTQVLLNVLTLNRNLSDSLARGRLHPDLQSNLLQVDSEFTEEEIEFLEARGHHVEKVDVLSWVHGSRRTNNFIIGVKDPRSPDAAGATVL; via the exons ACCCGGACTCCTTCCTGAAGTCCGCCCGGCTACAGCGGCTGCCTTCGTCCTCATCCGAGATGGGCAGCCAGGACGGGTCACCACTACGGGAGACACGCAAGGACCCATTCTCAGCTGCAGCAGCCGAGTGCTCCTGCCGCCAGGACGGGCTCACGGTCATCGTCACCGCCTGCCTCACTTTTGCCACGGGTGTCACCGTGGCGCTGGTCATGCAGATCTACTTCGGGGATCCCCAG ATCTTCCAGCAGGGTGCTGTGGTGACGGATGCCTCCCGTTGCACAGCACTGGGCATGGAGGTGCTCAGTAAACAAGGCTCTTCCGTGGATGCAGCTGTGGCAGCAGCCTTGTGTTTGGGGATCGTGGCTCCACACAGTTCTGGCCTGGGCGG CGGGGGTGTGATGCTGGTACATGATATCCGACGAAATGAGAGCCACCTGATTGATTTCCGGGAGTCCGCACCAGGGGCTCTCAGGGAAGAGGCCCTGCAGAGGTCCTGGGATACCAAG gACCTCCTCCACCCCCTGCTCTCCGGCCCCCTCAGGCTGCCCTGGTCCCAAGTCCTGGCCTTCGCAGCAGCTGTGGCCCAAGATGGCTTCAACGTGACCCATGATCTAG CCCATGCCTTGGCTGAGCAGCTACCTCCCAACGCGTCTGAACGCTTCCTGGAGACTTTCCTGCCATCGGGCCACCCACCTTTGCCTGGTGCCCTGCTGCGACGACCTGATCTAGCTGAGGTACTGGATATACTTGGCGTCTCTGGCCCTGCTGCCTTCTACAATGGTGGCAACCTCACACTGGAGATGGTGGCCGAG GCTCAGCATGCAGGGGGTGTCATAACTGAAGAGGACTTTAGCAACTATAGCGCCCTCATGGAGAAGCCTGTGTGTGGCATGTACCGAG GCCACCTGGTTctcagtcccccacccccacacacaggcCCTGCCCTCATCAGTGCTCTCAACATCCTAGAGGGCTTCAACATGACCAGCCTGGTGTCCCGTGAGCAGGCGCTTCACTGGGTGGCAGAG AGCCTGAAGATTGCATTGGCCCTGGCTAGCAGACTGGGAGATCCTGCCTACGATTCTACCATCACTGAGAGCATGGATGACATGCTCAG CAAGGTGGAGGCCGCCAACTTCCGGGGCCACATCAGTGACTCTCAGGCAGCCCCTGCCCCACTCCTTCCTGTCTATGAGCTGGATGGGGCTCCCACAGCTGCCCAGGTGCTGATCATGGGTCCTGATGACTTCATTGTGGCCATGGTCAG CTCCCTGAACCGGCCTTTTGGTAGTGGCCTCATCACTCCTTCTGGGATCCTACTCAACAGCCAGATGTTGGACTTCTCCTGGCCCAACAGGACTGCTAACCACTCTGCACCCAGCCTG GAGAACTCAGTACAGCCAGGGAAACGGCCCCTCTCCTTCCTGCTGCCCACTGTAGTCCGACCAGCAGAGGGGCTCTGCGGGACCTACCTTGCACTGGGGGCCAACGGAGCTGCCCGAGGCCTCAGTGGCCTGACCCAG GTTCTACTGAATGTCCTAACATTGAACCGAAACCTAAGTGACAGCCTGGCCCGAGGACGCCTCCACCCAGACCTGCAGTCCAACCTCCTGCAGGTGGACA GTGAGTTCACCGAGGAAGAGATTGAATTCCTGGAAGCCAGGGGTCACCATGTGGAGAAGGTAGATGTCTTATCTTGGGTCCACGGCAGTCGGAGAACCAACAACTTCATCATCGGTGTGAAGGACCCTCGGAGTCCAGACGCAGCTGGAGCCACCGTCCTGTAG
- the Ggt7 gene encoding glutathione hydrolase 7 isoform X1: MAAENEASQESALGAYSPVDYMSITSFPRLPEDEPAPAAPLRGRKDEDAFLGDPDTDPDSFLKSARLQRLPSSSSEMGSQDGSPLRETRKDPFSAAAAECSCRQDGLTVIVTACLTFATGVTVALVMQIYFGDPQIFQQGAVVTDASRCTALGMEVLSKQGSSVDAAVAAALCLGIVAPHSSGLGGGGVMLVHDIRRNESHLIDFRESAPGALREEALQRSWDTKPGLLVGVPGMVKGLHEAHQLYGRLPWSQVLAFAAAVAQDGFNVTHDLAHALAEQLPPNASERFLETFLPSGHPPLPGALLRRPDLAEVLDILGVSGPAAFYNGGNLTLEMVAEAQHAGGVITEEDFSNYSALMEKPVCGMYRGHLVLSPPPPHTGPALISALNILEGFNMTSLVSREQALHWVAESLKIALALASRLGDPAYDSTITESMDDMLSKVEAANFRGHISDSQAAPAPLLPVYELDGAPTAAQVLIMGPDDFIVAMVSSLNRPFGSGLITPSGILLNSQMLDFSWPNRTANHSAPSLENSVQPGKRPLSFLLPTVVRPAEGLCGTYLALGANGAARGLSGLTQVLLNVLTLNRNLSDSLARGRLHPDLQSNLLQVDSEFTEEEIEFLEARGHHVEKVDVLSWVHGSRRTNNFIIGVKDPRSPDAAGATVL; this comes from the exons ACCCGGACTCCTTCCTGAAGTCCGCCCGGCTACAGCGGCTGCCTTCGTCCTCATCCGAGATGGGCAGCCAGGACGGGTCACCACTACGGGAGACACGCAAGGACCCATTCTCAGCTGCAGCAGCCGAGTGCTCCTGCCGCCAGGACGGGCTCACGGTCATCGTCACCGCCTGCCTCACTTTTGCCACGGGTGTCACCGTGGCGCTGGTCATGCAGATCTACTTCGGGGATCCCCAG ATCTTCCAGCAGGGTGCTGTGGTGACGGATGCCTCCCGTTGCACAGCACTGGGCATGGAGGTGCTCAGTAAACAAGGCTCTTCCGTGGATGCAGCTGTGGCAGCAGCCTTGTGTTTGGGGATCGTGGCTCCACACAGTTCTGGCCTGGGCGG CGGGGGTGTGATGCTGGTACATGATATCCGACGAAATGAGAGCCACCTGATTGATTTCCGGGAGTCCGCACCAGGGGCTCTCAGGGAAGAGGCCCTGCAGAGGTCCTGGGATACCAAG CCTGGGCTCTTGGTGGGGGTTCCTGGAATGGTGAAAGGGCTACATGAAGCTCACCAGCTCTATGGCAG GCTGCCCTGGTCCCAAGTCCTGGCCTTCGCAGCAGCTGTGGCCCAAGATGGCTTCAACGTGACCCATGATCTAG CCCATGCCTTGGCTGAGCAGCTACCTCCCAACGCGTCTGAACGCTTCCTGGAGACTTTCCTGCCATCGGGCCACCCACCTTTGCCTGGTGCCCTGCTGCGACGACCTGATCTAGCTGAGGTACTGGATATACTTGGCGTCTCTGGCCCTGCTGCCTTCTACAATGGTGGCAACCTCACACTGGAGATGGTGGCCGAG GCTCAGCATGCAGGGGGTGTCATAACTGAAGAGGACTTTAGCAACTATAGCGCCCTCATGGAGAAGCCTGTGTGTGGCATGTACCGAG GCCACCTGGTTctcagtcccccacccccacacacaggcCCTGCCCTCATCAGTGCTCTCAACATCCTAGAGGGCTTCAACATGACCAGCCTGGTGTCCCGTGAGCAGGCGCTTCACTGGGTGGCAGAG AGCCTGAAGATTGCATTGGCCCTGGCTAGCAGACTGGGAGATCCTGCCTACGATTCTACCATCACTGAGAGCATGGATGACATGCTCAG CAAGGTGGAGGCCGCCAACTTCCGGGGCCACATCAGTGACTCTCAGGCAGCCCCTGCCCCACTCCTTCCTGTCTATGAGCTGGATGGGGCTCCCACAGCTGCCCAGGTGCTGATCATGGGTCCTGATGACTTCATTGTGGCCATGGTCAG CTCCCTGAACCGGCCTTTTGGTAGTGGCCTCATCACTCCTTCTGGGATCCTACTCAACAGCCAGATGTTGGACTTCTCCTGGCCCAACAGGACTGCTAACCACTCTGCACCCAGCCTG GAGAACTCAGTACAGCCAGGGAAACGGCCCCTCTCCTTCCTGCTGCCCACTGTAGTCCGACCAGCAGAGGGGCTCTGCGGGACCTACCTTGCACTGGGGGCCAACGGAGCTGCCCGAGGCCTCAGTGGCCTGACCCAG GTTCTACTGAATGTCCTAACATTGAACCGAAACCTAAGTGACAGCCTGGCCCGAGGACGCCTCCACCCAGACCTGCAGTCCAACCTCCTGCAGGTGGACA GTGAGTTCACCGAGGAAGAGATTGAATTCCTGGAAGCCAGGGGTCACCATGTGGAGAAGGTAGATGTCTTATCTTGGGTCCACGGCAGTCGGAGAACCAACAACTTCATCATCGGTGTGAAGGACCCTCGGAGTCCAGACGCAGCTGGAGCCACCGTCCTGTAG
- the Ggt7 gene encoding glutathione hydrolase 7 isoform X4: MAAENEASQESALGAYSPVDYMSITSFPRLPEDEPAPAAPLRGRKDEDAFLGDPDTDPDSFLKSARLQRLPSSSSEMGSQDGSPLRETRKDPFSAAAAECSCRQDGLTVIVTACLTFATGVTVALVMQIYFGDPQIFQQGAVVTDASRCTALGMEVLSKQGSSVDAAVAAALCLGIVAPHSSGLGGGGVMLVHDIRRNESHLIDFRESAPGALREEALQRSWDTKPGLLVGVPGMVKGLHEAHQLYGRLPWSQVLAFAAAVAQDGFNVTHDLAHALAEQLPPNASERFLETFLPSGHPPLPGALLRRPDLAEVLDILGVSGPAAFYNGGNLTLEMVAEAQHAGGVITEEDFSNYSALMEKPVCGMYRGHLVLSPPPPHTGPALISALNILEGFNMTSLVSREQALHWVAESLKIALALASRLGDPAYDSTITESMDDMLSKVEAANFRGHISDSQAAPAPLLPVYELDGAPTAAQVLIMGPDDFIVAMVSSLNRPFGSGLITPSGILLNSQMLDFSWPNRTANHSAPSLENSVQPGKRPLSFLLPTVVRPAEGLCGTYLALGANGAARGLSGLTQVLLNVLTLNRNLSDSLARGRLHPDLQSNLLQVSSPRKRLNSWKPGVTMWRR, encoded by the exons ACCCGGACTCCTTCCTGAAGTCCGCCCGGCTACAGCGGCTGCCTTCGTCCTCATCCGAGATGGGCAGCCAGGACGGGTCACCACTACGGGAGACACGCAAGGACCCATTCTCAGCTGCAGCAGCCGAGTGCTCCTGCCGCCAGGACGGGCTCACGGTCATCGTCACCGCCTGCCTCACTTTTGCCACGGGTGTCACCGTGGCGCTGGTCATGCAGATCTACTTCGGGGATCCCCAG ATCTTCCAGCAGGGTGCTGTGGTGACGGATGCCTCCCGTTGCACAGCACTGGGCATGGAGGTGCTCAGTAAACAAGGCTCTTCCGTGGATGCAGCTGTGGCAGCAGCCTTGTGTTTGGGGATCGTGGCTCCACACAGTTCTGGCCTGGGCGG CGGGGGTGTGATGCTGGTACATGATATCCGACGAAATGAGAGCCACCTGATTGATTTCCGGGAGTCCGCACCAGGGGCTCTCAGGGAAGAGGCCCTGCAGAGGTCCTGGGATACCAAG CCTGGGCTCTTGGTGGGGGTTCCTGGAATGGTGAAAGGGCTACATGAAGCTCACCAGCTCTATGGCAG GCTGCCCTGGTCCCAAGTCCTGGCCTTCGCAGCAGCTGTGGCCCAAGATGGCTTCAACGTGACCCATGATCTAG CCCATGCCTTGGCTGAGCAGCTACCTCCCAACGCGTCTGAACGCTTCCTGGAGACTTTCCTGCCATCGGGCCACCCACCTTTGCCTGGTGCCCTGCTGCGACGACCTGATCTAGCTGAGGTACTGGATATACTTGGCGTCTCTGGCCCTGCTGCCTTCTACAATGGTGGCAACCTCACACTGGAGATGGTGGCCGAG GCTCAGCATGCAGGGGGTGTCATAACTGAAGAGGACTTTAGCAACTATAGCGCCCTCATGGAGAAGCCTGTGTGTGGCATGTACCGAG GCCACCTGGTTctcagtcccccacccccacacacaggcCCTGCCCTCATCAGTGCTCTCAACATCCTAGAGGGCTTCAACATGACCAGCCTGGTGTCCCGTGAGCAGGCGCTTCACTGGGTGGCAGAG AGCCTGAAGATTGCATTGGCCCTGGCTAGCAGACTGGGAGATCCTGCCTACGATTCTACCATCACTGAGAGCATGGATGACATGCTCAG CAAGGTGGAGGCCGCCAACTTCCGGGGCCACATCAGTGACTCTCAGGCAGCCCCTGCCCCACTCCTTCCTGTCTATGAGCTGGATGGGGCTCCCACAGCTGCCCAGGTGCTGATCATGGGTCCTGATGACTTCATTGTGGCCATGGTCAG CTCCCTGAACCGGCCTTTTGGTAGTGGCCTCATCACTCCTTCTGGGATCCTACTCAACAGCCAGATGTTGGACTTCTCCTGGCCCAACAGGACTGCTAACCACTCTGCACCCAGCCTG GAGAACTCAGTACAGCCAGGGAAACGGCCCCTCTCCTTCCTGCTGCCCACTGTAGTCCGACCAGCAGAGGGGCTCTGCGGGACCTACCTTGCACTGGGGGCCAACGGAGCTGCCCGAGGCCTCAGTGGCCTGACCCAG GTTCTACTGAATGTCCTAACATTGAACCGAAACCTAAGTGACAGCCTGGCCCGAGGACGCCTCCACCCAGACCTGCAGTCCAACCTCCTGCAG GTGAGTTCACCGAGGAAGAGATTGAATTCCTGGAAGCCAGGGGTCACCATGTGGAGAAGGTAG
- the Ggt7 gene encoding glutathione hydrolase 7 isoform X3, with the protein MVKGLHEAHQLYGRLPWSQVLAFAAAVAQDGFNVTHDLAHALAEQLPPNASERFLETFLPSGHPPLPGALLRRPDLAEVLDILGVSGPAAFYNGGNLTLEMVAEAQHAGGVITEEDFSNYSALMEKPVCGMYRGHLVLSPPPPHTGPALISALNILEGFNMTSLVSREQALHWVAESLKIALALASRLGDPAYDSTITESMDDMLSKVEAANFRGHISDSQAAPAPLLPVYELDGAPTAAQVLIMGPDDFIVAMVSSLNRPFGSGLITPSGILLNSQMLDFSWPNRTANHSAPSLENSVQPGKRPLSFLLPTVVRPAEGLCGTYLALGANGAARGLSGLTQVLLNVLTLNRNLSDSLARGRLHPDLQSNLLQVDSEFTEEEIEFLEARGHHVEKVDVLSWVHGSRRTNNFIIGVKDPRSPDAAGATVL; encoded by the exons ATGGTGAAAGGGCTACATGAAGCTCACCAGCTCTATGGCAG GCTGCCCTGGTCCCAAGTCCTGGCCTTCGCAGCAGCTGTGGCCCAAGATGGCTTCAACGTGACCCATGATCTAG CCCATGCCTTGGCTGAGCAGCTACCTCCCAACGCGTCTGAACGCTTCCTGGAGACTTTCCTGCCATCGGGCCACCCACCTTTGCCTGGTGCCCTGCTGCGACGACCTGATCTAGCTGAGGTACTGGATATACTTGGCGTCTCTGGCCCTGCTGCCTTCTACAATGGTGGCAACCTCACACTGGAGATGGTGGCCGAG GCTCAGCATGCAGGGGGTGTCATAACTGAAGAGGACTTTAGCAACTATAGCGCCCTCATGGAGAAGCCTGTGTGTGGCATGTACCGAG GCCACCTGGTTctcagtcccccacccccacacacaggcCCTGCCCTCATCAGTGCTCTCAACATCCTAGAGGGCTTCAACATGACCAGCCTGGTGTCCCGTGAGCAGGCGCTTCACTGGGTGGCAGAG AGCCTGAAGATTGCATTGGCCCTGGCTAGCAGACTGGGAGATCCTGCCTACGATTCTACCATCACTGAGAGCATGGATGACATGCTCAG CAAGGTGGAGGCCGCCAACTTCCGGGGCCACATCAGTGACTCTCAGGCAGCCCCTGCCCCACTCCTTCCTGTCTATGAGCTGGATGGGGCTCCCACAGCTGCCCAGGTGCTGATCATGGGTCCTGATGACTTCATTGTGGCCATGGTCAG CTCCCTGAACCGGCCTTTTGGTAGTGGCCTCATCACTCCTTCTGGGATCCTACTCAACAGCCAGATGTTGGACTTCTCCTGGCCCAACAGGACTGCTAACCACTCTGCACCCAGCCTG GAGAACTCAGTACAGCCAGGGAAACGGCCCCTCTCCTTCCTGCTGCCCACTGTAGTCCGACCAGCAGAGGGGCTCTGCGGGACCTACCTTGCACTGGGGGCCAACGGAGCTGCCCGAGGCCTCAGTGGCCTGACCCAG GTTCTACTGAATGTCCTAACATTGAACCGAAACCTAAGTGACAGCCTGGCCCGAGGACGCCTCCACCCAGACCTGCAGTCCAACCTCCTGCAGGTGGACA GTGAGTTCACCGAGGAAGAGATTGAATTCCTGGAAGCCAGGGGTCACCATGTGGAGAAGGTAGATGTCTTATCTTGGGTCCACGGCAGTCGGAGAACCAACAACTTCATCATCGGTGTGAAGGACCCTCGGAGTCCAGACGCAGCTGGAGCCACCGTCCTGTAG